In Hydractinia symbiolongicarpus strain clone_291-10 chromosome 13, HSymV2.1, whole genome shotgun sequence, a single genomic region encodes these proteins:
- the LOC130623333 gene encoding solute carrier family 35 member G1-like: MSGIVDTTHEENTTTKLPRRRVYGLVLMSLGGFYVVLSNVLVQLIHQHSYVDISSVTLLYMRSLFTTFLAVLVMFLGRVHPAPSRSACFKLTILGLAGVGGILFMYLALAHMPVGDVTIIQFTAPFFTTILSVLFLSQKLTFVDVICGVFSFLGLLIMTRPTLVFGEEDIDSREISECITGESDVANAHNHSDYMLGAFYALLGSVLVSIFYILSKICGKQGDVMLIIFYTGLVGMLLPTGVNLVRQQPYVFGHQWDIWILLMLIGLLSFVHLMFVAESLQFEEAGPVALVRNADCVYAFVLQYTILGVVPKPLTLMGATMVVIATTCMGGYRYYCAKKQQSFNQSHSR; encoded by the coding sequence atgagtGGTATTGTCGACACCACACATGAAGAGAATACAACCACCAAGCTCCCGAGAAGAAGAGTGTATGGACTTGTTCTTATGTCCTTAGGCGGATTTTATGTGGTCCTTTCGAATGTTCTCGTGCAATTGATACACCAACACAGTTATGTGGATATATCATCTGTAACACTCTTATACATGCGAAGTTTGTTCACAACATTTTTAGCGGTCTTAGTTATGTTTCTCGGCCGCGTGCATCCTGCCCCATCAAGGTCAGCTTGTTTTAAGCTAACTATACTTGGTTTAGCTGGTGTCGGCGGaatattatttatgtatttGGCGCTGGCACACATGCCTGTCGGTGACGTCACAATCATACAGTTTACCGCACCGTTTTTTACAACCATACtaagtgttttgtttttgagTCAAAAGTTAACATTCGTAGACGTAATCTGTGGTGTATTCAGTTTTCTTGGCTTGCTTATTATGACTCGCCCAACTCTTGTTTTTGGTGAAGAAGATATAGACAGTCGTGAGATAAGTGAGTGCATCACTGGAGAAAGCGATGTAGCAAATGCACATAATCATTCTGACTACATGCTGGGCGCATTTTACGCCCTATTAGGTTCTGTTCTAgtatcaattttttatattttaagtaaaatttgTGGAAAACAAGGTGACGTCATGTTGATCATATTTTACACTGGATTAGTGGGCATGCTACTACCAACGGGCGTTAATTTAGTGCGTCAACAACCGTACGTGTTCGGCCATCAGTGGGATATTTGGATACTGTTAATGTTAATTGGACTTTTATCATTCGTGCACCTTATGTTTGTCGCTGAATCCTTACAATTTGAAGAAGCTGGTCCAGTCGCGCTAGTTCGTAATGCTGATTGTGTGTATGCTTTTGTGTTACAGTACACCATACTAGGAGTAGTACCAAAGCCATTGACACTTATGGGCGCAACTATGGTTGTTATTGCCACAACATGCATGGGCGGTTATAGATATTATTGCGCTAAGAAGCAACAGTCCTTCAATCAATCACACAGcagataa
- the LOC130623320 gene encoding eukaryotic translation initiation factor 3 subunit C-like, with protein sequence MSRFFRVNSSESESEESDDEVLVRPRTTAPTRVYQFSDDEDDTKRVVRSAKDKRFDILQTTIKYMRNSMKINDIAKIQTEYENLTKEYDKSKNVVEREGIPNFYVKCLADLEDYLQQQWEDTEGRKKLHKLNAKALASLRQKLKKYNRNFEAKIEEYRADPDKFEEDEVEEEEADKTVSDNEEERTSKATVSKPINQDDDDSDDFFGTDSDEDSSSDDELTEGGRRQYEAWMFLKSTTMKEDKTGTKRAKKDRSDKTEKKAKEEGWTQVLKQSDKMKVLFPKDTEINHQAVMKKFHEILAVRGKKGTDRSEQVDYFVELKSISEKHNLGPAMSLKLLFNIASAIMDSSAGTDVALKPDMWNRLLDVTKEIYDTIINNSDILFQQAVEENVEDTTRPYILQEDPVTLLERVDLEFSKILQSTDGHSPEYIEKLKDEGKVVGLIDKYLDFNEKNDASAENLCRIYLLRIEHTYYKLDIKELREIHKQIKSGEEKRANAEPGAEEAGTENKTEEKKEATSGDGEATTEGEATTEEKVEAATEEKVMTETKQISDDAAMLNRMCKYIYSNGVDRIRTRAMLCHIFHHAKHDRWYEARDLMLISHLQENIQYSDVLTQILYNRTMVQLGLCAFRHGMIRDAHTALQDIQATGRAKELLAQGLMNLKNVERSPEQEKIDKRRMLPFHMHINLELLECVYLTSAMLLEVPYMAAHEYDYNRRIISKSFRYQLRLSAKQALVGLPESMRDHVVAASKAMMKGDWKKCKENILAVSCWELFPNAEGVKAMLTRKIQEESLRTYLFTYNKVYDSISMHNLAEMFDLPPQVVHSTISKMIINEELQASWDEPTQTLVLHHGAEPTYLQSITLQLSDKLNTLVEHHERILDFKYGPIFQREKTQGYQGGKNQSQTRNRFHGGRRQGKNMEL encoded by the exons AGTGTATCAATTCAGTGATGATGAAGACGATACGAAGAGAGTTGTTCGCAGTGCCAAAGATAAAAG gtTTGATATTCTACAGACAACTATAAAATATATGCGAAATAGTATGAAGATTAATGATATTGCCAAAATACAAACAG AATACGAAAACTTAACAAAGGAATAtgataaatcaaaaaatgttgttgagAGGGAAGGTATTCCAAACTTTTATGTGAAATGTTTGGCTGATTTGGAAGATTATTTACAGCAG CAATGGGAAGATACGGAAGGCAGGAAGAAACTTCATAAACTTAATGCCAAG GCATTGGCAAGTCTTCgacaaaaactgaaaaaatataATCGCAATTTTGAAGCAAAAATAGAAGAGTATAGAGCA gATCCTGACAAATTTGAAGAAGATGAAGTAGAGGAAGAAGAAGCTGATAAAACTGTCTCAG ACAATGAAGAAGAGAGAACCtcaaaagcaacagtttcaaaaccg ATCAATCAAGATGATGATGATAGCGATGATTTCTTTGGTACAGACTCTGATGAAGATTCGTCAAGTGACGATGAACTTACAGAAGGTGGTAGAAGACAATATGAAGCTTGGATGTTCTTGAAATCCACAAC CATGAAAGAAGATAAAACTGGGACAAAGCGTGCGAAGAAAGACAGATCTGATAAAACTGAAAAGAAGGCAAAAGAAGAGGGCTGGACACAAGTCTTAAAACAGAGCGATAAAATGAAAGTGCTTTTTCCTAAAGATACAGAAATTAATCATCAAGCTGTAATGAAAAAATTTCATGAAATTCTTGCTGTGCGTGGCAAAAAAGGAACTGACAGAAGCGAACAAGTGGATTACTTTGTTGAATTGAAGTCTATTTCAGAAAAGCATAACTTAGGACCGGCAATGTCTCtaaaacttctttttaatattgCTTCTGCCATTATGGATTCTTCAGCTGGAACCGATGTAGCACTAAAACCTGACATGTGGAATCG attactTGATGTTACCAAAGAAATTTATGACACTATCATCAACAATTCAGATATATTATTTCAGCAAGCAGTGGAGGAGAACGTAGAG gaTACCACAAGACCTTACATATTGCAGGAAGATCCAGTGACTTTGTTAGAAAGGGTAGATTTGGAATTTAGTAAGATCTTACAAAGCACAGATGGTCACTCACCTGAATATATTGAAAA GTTAAAGGATGAAGGCAAGGTTGTTGGTTTGATTGACAAGTATCTTGAtttcaatgaaaaaaatgatgCATCAGCGGAAAATCTGTGCAGAATATATTTGTTACGAATCGAACACACTTACTACAAATTAGACATTAAAGAACTACGTGAAATTCACAAACAAATTAAATCAGGGGAGGAGAAGCGTGCTAATGCAGAGCCAGGAGCTGAAGAAGCAggtactgaaaataaaacagagGAAAAGAAGGAGGCAACTTCTGGTGATGGTGAGGCTACTACGGAAGGCGAGGCTACTACAGAAGAGAAAGTTGAGGCTGCCACAGAAGAGAAAGTCATGactgaaacaaaacaaatctcTGATGACGCTGCAATGCTTAACAGAATgtgtaaatatatttattcaaatgGAGTTGATCGTATTCGAACGAGAGCTATGCTCTGTCATATATTTCATCATGCAAAACACGATCGATGGTATGAAGCTAGAGATTTAATGCTGATCTCACATTTGCAGGAGAATATCCAATATTCTGACGTGTTAACCCAG ATATTATATAATCGAACTATGGTTCAACTTGGTTTGTGCGCGTTCCGACATGGTATGATAAGGGATGCTCATACAGCTCTACAAGACATCCAAGCAACAGGTCGTGCTAAAGAGCTGTTGGCGCAAGGGTTGATGAACTTGAAGAATGTAGAACGTTCTCCTGAACAAGAAAAAATAGATAAGCGAAGAAtg cttCCATTTCACATGCACATCAACCTAGAGTTGCTTGAGTGCGTTTATTTAACTTCTGCAATGTTGTTGGAAGTACCTTATATGGCAG CTCACGAGTATGATTACAACCGCAGAATCATCAGCAAAAGTTTTCGATATCAACTTCGTTTGAGTGCAAAACAAGCACTCGTTG GTCTACCGGAAAGCATGAGAGATCATGTTGTTGCTGCTTCGAAAGCCATGATGAAGGGCGATTGGAAGAAATGCAAGGAAAACATCCTTGCTGTGTCTTGTTGGGAATTGTTCCCTAATGCAGAAGGAGTAAAAGCTATGTTAACTag aAAAATTCAAGAAGAGAGTTTACGAACATATTTGTTTACGTATAACAAAGTTTATGATTCAATCag TATGCACAACTTAGCTGAGATGTTTGATCTACCTCCTCAAGTTGTTCATAGTACCATCAGTAAGATGATTATCAATGAAGAATTGCAG GCCTCTTGGGATGAGCCCACTCAAACGCTTGTACTCCATCACGGTGCTGAACCAACTTACTTACAAAGTATTACATTACAGTTGTCTGATAAG ctaaatACGTTAGTTGAACATCACGAAAGAATTTTAGATTTCAAGTATGGACCTATTTTTCAACGCGAAAAAACTCAAGGCTATCAAGGGGGAAAGAATCAATCACAAACGAGAA atcGTTTCCATGGCGGACGAAGACAAGGAAAGAATATGGAATTGTAA
- the LOC130623323 gene encoding ankyrin repeat domain-containing protein 13D-like, whose translation MAEVHLLEFTTEEIQEKFPLHWCVWNDNTQKLEELLASKLYNTELADPHGRTPLLLAVALGFDESVKILLKYSCDASATDKQGWNVTQEAVGTGDPDLISTIIQHREYQRFTQKSAGITDILEALEEADDFYVEMKWEFSSWIPLISRMCPNDSYKIYKSGATVRVDTTLKGFDQMNWQRGNQSYIFKGGTRSSEFFDIDHDRKSYWKECVSIRDDTMTLDSLKPPPSVVSSRLMSQNVTSVLDHENISFTRQKAGFLGWGGDKTDNINGYEAKVYSVSGVELVTRTRTEHLSEEDIIRLQEEKKEAQSKVPAVLNFLTHSEHEEEQNKDNIINPTSSNPYVMSIEEYFNPRLHPGKDVGHLRQMTSRTQKFSATVALSDEFPLSLQDQVLPIINLMANSSSHFAKLRDFITLQLPAGFPLKIEIPLFHVLNARITFSNINGVEKCPDGVVVLEEAVEKESAADEDDEQVRTNKRRCVIDKSIFDVYRSYKDLGTDVGMYRDTGYSQRDEEDELLQLAIQQSLSEASFQGEGGIDTANLPELEYRGWTVGANQEDEELQRAIRESLQGDVTSDANNAPVAESLNEEEQLKLVMRLSAQEDEDADKRRREEEEELEKILALSLTEK comes from the exons atggcagAAGTTCACCTATTGGAGTTTACTACTGAAGAAATTCAGGAAAAGTTCCCCCTCCATTGGTGTGTATGGAATGACAATACTCAAAAACTTGAGGAGTTACTTGCATCTAAATTG TACAACACAGAATTAGCAGATCCACATGGGCGTACACCACTACTACTAGCAGTAGCTCTTGGATTTGACGAGTCtgtgaaaatattgctaaagtaTTCATGTGATGCATCTGCCACAGATAAACAGGGTTGGAATG tcACACAAGAAGCTGTTGGCACAGGAGATCCTGATTTAATCTCAACAATTATTCAACATAGGGAATATCAAAGATTTACTCAAAAATCTGCGGGTATCACAGATATTCTTGAAGCTCTTGAGGAG GCTGatgatttttatgttgaaatgaAATGGGAATTTTCCAGTTGGA TTCCACTGATATCGAGAATGTGTCCAAACgattcatataaaatatataaaagtg GTGCTACAGTGCGAGTTGATACAACATTAAAAGGATTCGACCAAATGAACTGGCAACGAGGAAATCAAAGTTATATCTTCAAAGGTGGAA CAAGGTCGAGCGAATTCTTTGACATCGATCATGACCGTAAATCTTACTGGAAAGAGTGTGTTAGTATCAG AGATGACACGATGACATTAGATTCATTGAAGCCACCTCCATCTGTTGTTTCTTCTCGTTTAATGTCACAAAATGTCACTTCAGTTCTCGACCACGAAAATATCAGCTTCACAAG ACAGAAAGCTGGTTTCTTGGGTTGGGGTGGCGATAAAACTGACAACATTAATGGTTATGAAGCCAAAGTGTATTCTGTTTCTGGTGTGGAGTTGGTGACAAGAACGAGGACTGAACATCTATCAGAGGAAGATATAATAAGATTACAAG AAGAGAAGAAAGAAGCACAGTCTAAAGTACCAGCTGTCTTGAATTTTCTCACACATTCTGAGCATGAAGAG GAACAAAACAAAGACAACATCATCAACCCTACGTCATCAAATCCGTACGTGATGTCTATCGAAGAATACTTCAATCCCAGACTCCACCCTGGTAAAGATGTGGGGCACTTAAGACAGATGACATCAAGAACTCAAAAATTTTCGGCTACCGTGGCTTTGTCGGATGAATTTCCACTGTCTCTGCAAGATCAAGTTTTACCTATCATTAACCTAATG gCTAACAGCAGTTCACATTTTGCCAAACTGAGAGATTTTATCACGTTGCAGTTACCCGCAGGATTCCCGCTAAAAATTG aaatcCCGTTATTCCATGTACTAAACGCACGAATTACATTCAGCAATATTAATGGTGTTGAAAAATGTCCAGATGGAGTGGTTGTATTGGAAGAGGCTGTCGAAAAAGAGTCGGCTGCTGACGAAGACGACGAACAAGTTCGCACGAACAAAAGGCGTTGTGTTATAGATAAATCTATCTTTGATGTTTATCGTAGTTATAAAGATCTTGGTACAGATGTGGGAATGTACAGGGATACTGGAT ATTCTCAACGAGATGAAGAAGACGAGTTGTTACAACTTGCTATTCAACAAAGCCTCAGTGAAGCTTCTTTCCAAGGAGAGGGAGGGATCGACACTGCTAACCTTCCTGAGTTAGAATATAGAGGATGGACGGTTGGTGCAAATCAGGAAGATGAAGAACTACAGAG GGCTATTCGAGAAAGCCTTCAAGGTGATGTCACTTCAGACGCTAATAATGCCCCTGTGGCGGAGAGTTTAAATGAAGAAGAACAATTAAAACTAGTGATGCGATTATCAGCGCAAGAAGATGAAGACGCTGATAAAAGAAGGAGAGAGGAAGAGGAGGAACTAGAAAAGATTTTAGCACTATCTTTGACAGAAAAATAG